A window of Geothrix edaphica genomic DNA:
CCGCCGGAGGCGCGCCAGCTGGCCATGACCTCCGAGACGAAGGCTTCCAGGGGCGGGCAGGGCGGGGCCAGGCGCCAGGTGCGGTAGTCCAGGTACTCGTGGAAGATGGCCACGCCACCGGGCTTCAGGGCCCGGGCCACTGTGGTCACCAGCTTCGCCGGATCGGACACGAAGGAGGCCACCCAGCGGCACCAGGTGGCGTCCATGCCGCTCACCTCCAGGGGACCGGCCATGAGGTCCTGCTCATGGAAGCGCACGTTCGACAGCCCACGGGCCGCGCAGGTCTCCCGGGCATGCTGGACGAAGTTGCCCGAGCGCTCGGCGGCGTGGACCTCCCCGGTGGGGCCGACGATCTCCGCCAGGTCCACGGTGGCGTAGCCCGGTCCCGCGCCCACATCCAGCACGCGGGACCCCGTGGTGATCCCGGCCCGGCGCCAGCACTCCAGCACATGCGGCCGCCAGACCCGGTGCTGGAGCCCCAGCCGCTCGATCTCCTCCCGGTGGGTCCCGAGGACGTAGTCGCGCTCACCTGATCCGGCCACTCCTGCCTCCATGCCTGTCATGACGCCAGTCTAGCGGAGGGGGCGGGAGTCCCCGGGAAGCGGGCCTGCATGATTGATTCTGTGATAAAAAATAATGGCGTTAATTTACAATTGATTTTGCGTCTCATGGGCTTAGTTTGGATGGACCACTCCCGAAGTGCCTCACCCACTGGAGCTCATCCCGGAGGATGGACATGGCCACCGAATCGCGCTCCATCGCGCTCGCCCCCCCGCATCGCCTCTACACCTTCGGGGCCTGGGCGGTGGCGGGCGTCGTGGTCCTGGGCTTCGCGAAGACCTACTACCTCAAAGTGGTCTTCGGCACGCCCACCCTGTCGCCCATGCTGCACCTGCATGGGCTGGTGATGACTCTCTGGTTCGGCCTGTTCGTGGTGCAGACCCGGCTGGTGGCGGCTCGCCGGCTGGATCTCCACCGGCAGCTCGGGCTGCTCGGGGCCTTCCTCGCCGCGGCGGTGCTGGTGGTCGGCACGGTGACAGCCATCGCCGCGGCGCGGGCGGGGCGCTCCCCGGGGCCGCCGCCCCTCATCTTCCTGGTGGTGCCCCTGGGGGACATGGTGGTGTTCGGCAGCCTGGTGGGCGCGGGGCTGTGGCTTCGGGGCAAGGGGGACTTCCACAAGCGGCTCATGCTGCTCTCCTGCGTGGGCATCCTCGCGGCAGCCATCGCGCGGATCCCCCTGGACGCCATCGCCAAGGCGGGACCTCTGGCCTACTTCGGCCTGACGGACCTGGCGGTGATCGGCTGCGCGGCCTACGACCGCCTGCGGACCGGCCGCTTCCACCCGGCCTTCCTGTGGGGCGGGCTCTTCGTCATCCTGTCGCACTGGCTGCGCCTCGCCTTCTCCGGCACCGGAGCCTGGATGGCCATCGCCACCTGGCTGACGCGGTAGCGTCTCCGTCCTCTTCAGCTCGCGTTCGGATGCCGCTCCAGCAGCTGGCGCAGGGGCGCGTTCCGCTTCACGGCGTCCTGGCGCCGGAGGTGGGCGATGAGCTGGGGCGGGGCCGCGCTCCAGCGGGCGATGTTCTGGATGAGCAGCGTGGAGACGTAGGTGCGCCGGCAGAGCAGGGCGGTGGCGTGGCCGTCGAGGGTCAGGCCCACCAGGCTGGCGAGGCAGCGGCCCTCGGTGGTGAAGATGAGCTCGGCCTTCTCCTCGCCCGTGCGCTGGGTGAAGCTGGCGCGGAGCAGATCGCGGGCCATGGCGCGCACCTGCTCCGGCGCGTCGCGCGAGGTGGCCACCAGGTACTGCTCCAGCAGGCGCCGGGTGGACCAGAGCCGGCGGTAGAGGCCCACCGGCAGGAGGGGATTCTGGAGCAGGGAGCGGCGCACACCCCCGTCGTTCGTGAAGGCCGTCCGCCCGCCCAGGGCCTCCAGGCCCGCGCTGGTGCGGTGGTGGGCGGCGATGAGGCGCGCGTGGAGGGAGCCCACCCGCGGGTTCTCCAGCACGGCGCGGACCACCTCCGCCGTGGGATCGAAGCAGAAGGCGCTCAGCTCTGGCTCGACGGCGACCCGCGCCTGGGCCACGCGCTCATCCACAGGCTGCGGGTGCAGCCGCCGCTCGAAGAGCTGGCGGTGGGTCGCGGCCAGGGCCGCCGCCGTGGGAGCATCCTCCTCGCCTTCGGCATGCTCCACCGGAGGGTCCTGGATGGAGGCGCGCGGCCCCGCGTCCGGGCCTGGTTCCACCGCACCGAGGGCCACCAGATTCGTTAGCATCCCCTCCAGTTCTGGTTCCTCCAGGCCCATCAGCGAGGCGAGGGTCGGAATGTCCAAGGTCCCGTCCAGCCGGGACAGCAGGAAGCCCTGGCGGGCATCGAGGGGGAGGGAGGCGTGGCCCTCACCTTCCCGGGAGCGGGGTCTCCAGGTCATAAGACGAGCCTACGTGCATCCAGTGCCGGAGGCATCTGGAGAATCCCTCCTTCCACCGGATTCAGGAGGGCGAAGGCGCGGGGCTGGGCGCCGGGGCCGCCTCCTCCCGGCCCACCAGCCATGGCGCCCAGCGCTTGAAGGCGGGCGTCCAGTAGGACCAGTCGTGTCCGCCCGGGCTGAGCTCCAGGCGCATGGGCCGGTGTCGCTCCGTGCAGACCCGCGCGAATGTGCGGCAGGCCTCCGCCAGGCCATGGCCATCCTCGGTGCCGCAGCCGACGATGAGCTCCGCAGACCCTCCGAGGTGCTTCCAGGGATTCCAAGGCGCGAAGGCCGCGGGGTCGAGCGGGAAGACCTTCACCAGGCTGCGGCGGACGAACCAGTTCAAGCCCTGGAAGGGGCCTTCGACCAGGGCGGGGGAGAGGGCGAGACAGCGCGAGAAGGCGCCCGTCCGGGCCGCGAGGTTGAGGGCACCGAAGCCCCCCATGCTGAGTCCCGTGACGGCCCGCGCCTCCGGACTGCCCCCGAAGCCGGGGTACCGGGCCTCCAGGAGCGGCAGCAGCTCGTCCATGAGAAACCGCTCGTAGGGGAAGGTGCCGTCGGCGCGGTCCGCGTACCAGCTTCGGAAGTGGGTCACCGCCACCCAGAGGCTGGGCGGGAGCTCCCCCCGGGCTTCCTGGTCCGCAAGGAAGGCGTCCAGGCCCTCCCGCTGGAAATCTCCCGGGCCGTCATAGGCGCCGGGCAGGAAGAGGACCAGGGTCATGGGGCCGGGATGGCGGACGGTCCACTGCCGCACCACCGCGGGCGTCGGCACATGGAGCGCCACGGGCACATCGCGGCGCAGGCGTTCCGAATGGATGGTTTCCAGAGTGCGGCCCAGGCAGGGGAGGGCCAAGGCAAAGGTCAAGGTAAGGCTGAAGGCGAGGAACCACCGTCGCTTCACATGGCCTCCACGATCCTTGGATGCCGCAGGCGCCGGGGGTGTGACCCGGAAGGGGGCGGCGCCTACTCCTCCGCCACACCCTTCAGCCAGGCCTTGCTCCGCAAGCGTTCCACGCTGACCTCGGGGAACAGGTCGAGGGGGCTCTTCCCCTCGAGCCCCAGGCGGGGCACGGCAGCCGCGGCGAAACCCAGGCGGGCCCCCTCCTGGAGGCGCAGGGGCAGCTGGGCCACGGGACGCACTTCGCCGGTGAGGCCCACCTCGCCCATGAAGAGACATTTCTCGGCCAGCAGGCGGCCGCCGGCGCTGCTGCAGAGGGCGGCGATCACGGCCAGGTCCGCGGCGGGGTCCTCGATCTCCAGGCCGCCGGCCACGTTCACGTAGACATCCCGGTCGTGCAGCTGCACACCGCCGCGCCGCTCCGCCACGGCGCAGAGCATGGCCAGCCGCGGCCCGTCGATGCCGAGGGCCGTGCGGCGGGGGATACCCAGGCCCGCGGCGGCCACCAGGGCCTGGATCTCCACGACCATGGGCCGGGTGCCGCTGAGCACCACGGTGGCGGCGCAGCCGGGCCGGGGCTCGGCGTCGAGGAAGAAGGGGTTGCCCTCGGCGGGCACCAGGCCCTTCTCGGTCATGGCGAAGATGCCCAGCTCGAAGGCGGCGCCGAAGCGGTTCTTGAGGGCGCGCAGCAGGCGGTGGTGGTGGTGGCGATCGCCCTCGAAGGCCAGCACCGTGTCCACCA
This region includes:
- a CDS encoding class I SAM-dependent methyltransferase, which encodes MAGSGERDYVLGTHREEIERLGLQHRVWRPHVLECWRRAGITTGSRVLDVGAGPGYATVDLAEIVGPTGEVHAAERSGNFVQHARETCAARGLSNVRFHEQDLMAGPLEVSGMDATWCRWVASFVSDPAKLVTTVARALKPGGVAIFHEYLDYRTWRLAPPCPPLEAFVSEVMASWRASGGEPDVALALPTLLEAAGLTVKHLEPKVFVIPPSDFIWKWPSEFVEINLQRLLELGRVDQAWTNAVRTALRDAAADPRTLMITPMVLEIVAERRD
- a CDS encoding alpha/beta hydrolase — encoded protein: MKRRWFLAFSLTLTFALALPCLGRTLETIHSERLRRDVPVALHVPTPAVVRQWTVRHPGPMTLVLFLPGAYDGPGDFQREGLDAFLADQEARGELPPSLWVAVTHFRSWYADRADGTFPYERFLMDELLPLLEARYPGFGGSPEARAVTGLSMGGFGALNLAARTGAFSRCLALSPALVEGPFQGLNWFVRRSLVKVFPLDPAAFAPWNPWKHLGGSAELIVGCGTEDGHGLAEACRTFARVCTERHRPMRLELSPGGHDWSYWTPAFKRWAPWLVGREEAAPAPSPAPSPS